From Bacteroidia bacterium, the proteins below share one genomic window:
- a CDS encoding PKD domain-containing protein, whose translation MITLLLCQRIAYSQCVPINLVLPDTICTNTDVVFQRVTASSYHWDFCPGDLSGVPVLNADIGSNVSRGLGLDMVVEGGQYYIFTTGYDGTLKRSNFGNSPENTPTVTNLTLSKTPITPFQYQQFKVNNNWYGLATCAGSSPAVYSFPSLTSNSVSVSFLDTIPAGCTGLATLVDHDTVFAIFSLNNYMRVYRLDNTLSNPVLIQTFYGVSSISQLELVRDCNGIVLFGVGSGGLTQVVFGNSLYNTPVVTVHNLPGLNNPNGLAPVVDMGQKYVFVLNTGGQNIMQVSFPSGFGGLPGATTQLAPALPSGLMALNALHDKSRWYLFTYPEQPNPTVKLSRLVFPENNCNTSISSLNTAIPIGLNYSAAGTYIVELSAFYSNGSMVSTIDTINITATPGHFADFTVYNTCLDSQASFVYSPIRDICGGILNYQWDFGDGFQSNLSNPVHSYSSIGFYNVKLVINTISGYSDSITKQIKVGRKPGSNFTAPSSCSFLPIQFTDGSVFGDTVARWLWDFGDGQTSTSQNPVHTYTQAGSYPVSLTLYGKTSCDSTITKNVVITGVDPNFVSNNICLGQTTQFTDSSKNNGQSIAKWLWDFGTGISADTSNLQNPTFQYSAPGNYSVTLRISTTTGCNSMIVKNTFVAPLPDVSLVVDGDLCLPNAVLKVKKNTPISISTYSWNFNGVQIFGNNPTLAVNNLSAGIYPYFVTITSTDGCPVILHDTLRVGVSTELVVMDTICGNAPLTLNVPFGGNTTIWDFCSGDIANMPILTQGIATSPKNGGGIVLVEQNGNWFGYSVSTTTSSIIRFDFGTNLGNNSPITTEITVTGTAITNPYTLQAVSGDSGKIYLFIASRTPGKGILRVRLNSATDTIPVCEAISGTTVYSGFSGVSVTKEKGSWFLLTYYYGSNELNIFSLGSSLESSATFIQKYTTNFSTASGGITTVQECGATYVFVCGVNSSSGLHRFTFNSGLAGSATFTSITLPAGVLLNPVMPVPVYDKGNRYLLIQNMGGSVSRVNFGSKWSNSTITDADKINLTLNGMYFVAFTGAFSQSKYYFFGTAYSDNSGLNRLVFPDSCSATIPSSSDYLPSPVYYTQTGKNYIQLLQRDANGITKVYLDSVYVNSSNADFSFTLGCLGVPVQFTDLSNLGGTRSWDFGDGNTSTALNPTNIYTLPGNYTVRLLAANTQGCSQVQVKNITVHETPDAKFNFISRCATLPVQFFDSSTISNGNIVFRKWDFGDGTVDYSPNPTHAYTTGGVKSVALIVVSDKGCSDTLIQTLTLPVFDFSYQNTCVGQTTNFTANTNYNSDAIIGYSWNFGDLASGSANTSTQKDPTHQFSGLGQYMVRFVVQTASGCSDTLYKMIEITAPPTVNFQTMGACVGKTVTFIDATTLLGGVITSWSWDFGDPASGSLNTSTLQNPNHLYFAQGTYNITLSVTVSGGCNVVYSKQITISDSPKANFSTAGQSCQYTYIPFTDQSSAGNSPIVSWYWEFGNGVFSTLANPLMSYADTGNYTVMLIVFNQNGCSDTTQQIIRITNKPNADFTVSTTTGDSPLVVLFTPLQFVNTIQFSWNFGDGITSLDSFPTHTYSQRGTYRAMLIVSNGICQDTISKTITVTQPIPEIPDLAVLDLGAQLSGNKLRIAAQIQNKGNTPVHKFNWVIQVQNQLSVIDPFQGDTIFPGQIVSYSPANTYIVNSHDLSIFYCVELINPNDTLDAYPLDNSRCQTFNTPVAVRPLYPNPVHDQLHIDVITSDPLNITLRVVDEVGKIISAGIQKNCIKGLNAIILPCSEIATGNYFLEVQYNNTKVFLRFIKE comes from the coding sequence GTGATTACTTTGCTTCTATGCCAAAGGATTGCTTATAGTCAATGTGTTCCAATAAATTTGGTTTTACCGGATACTATTTGCACAAATACGGATGTTGTTTTTCAGCGGGTTACAGCGTCGAGTTATCATTGGGATTTTTGCCCCGGTGATTTATCCGGTGTTCCGGTGTTGAATGCGGATATAGGTTCGAATGTTTCCCGTGGACTTGGCCTCGATATGGTTGTTGAGGGTGGCCAATATTACATTTTCACAACGGGTTATGATGGCACGTTAAAACGTTCCAATTTTGGTAATTCTCCAGAAAACACACCTACGGTTACGAACCTGACATTGAGTAAGACGCCTATTACTCCTTTTCAATATCAGCAGTTTAAAGTAAACAATAATTGGTATGGTTTGGCGACTTGTGCGGGTTCTTCACCTGCGGTTTATTCTTTTCCGAGCCTTACTTCGAATAGTGTTTCCGTTAGTTTTTTGGATACGATTCCGGCTGGTTGTACTGGATTAGCTACGTTAGTTGACCACGACACTGTATTTGCTATTTTTTCACTCAATAACTATATGAGAGTGTATCGTTTGGATAATACGTTGAGTAATCCGGTACTTATTCAGACGTTTTATGGGGTATCGTCTATTTCCCAGTTAGAGTTAGTTCGGGATTGTAATGGTATTGTGTTGTTTGGTGTGGGTAGTGGTGGCCTTACTCAGGTTGTTTTTGGTAACTCTTTATACAATACACCTGTTGTTACGGTTCATAATTTACCTGGGCTTAATAATCCTAATGGTTTAGCGCCTGTAGTAGATATGGGTCAGAAATATGTTTTTGTGTTGAATACTGGCGGGCAAAATATAATGCAAGTATCTTTTCCGAGTGGTTTTGGCGGGTTACCGGGGGCTACTACTCAGTTAGCTCCGGCATTGCCGTCCGGGTTAATGGCTCTTAATGCACTGCATGATAAAAGTCGTTGGTATTTATTTACGTATCCAGAGCAGCCGAATCCTACCGTCAAATTAAGCCGGTTGGTTTTTCCGGAAAATAACTGTAATACCTCTATATCATCACTTAACACCGCTATTCCTATTGGGCTGAACTATTCCGCTGCCGGGACTTATATTGTTGAGTTAAGTGCTTTTTATTCCAATGGCAGTATGGTTTCTACAATAGACACTATCAATATAACGGCAACACCAGGCCATTTTGCGGATTTTACGGTATATAACACTTGCTTAGACTCTCAGGCTTCTTTTGTGTATTCACCGATTCGGGATATATGCGGTGGGATTTTGAATTATCAATGGGATTTTGGGGACGGCTTTCAATCAAATTTATCAAATCCGGTACACTCATATTCGAGTATCGGATTTTATAATGTGAAGTTGGTTATTAATACAATCAGTGGGTATAGTGATAGTATAACGAAGCAAATTAAAGTAGGTCGTAAACCCGGTTCTAATTTTACGGCTCCATCAAGTTGTAGTTTTTTGCCTATTCAGTTTACGGACGGTTCTGTTTTTGGGGATACGGTAGCGCGCTGGTTATGGGATTTTGGGGACGGCCAGACCTCTACGAGCCAAAACCCTGTCCATACATACACACAGGCAGGTAGCTATCCTGTTTCATTAACACTTTATGGCAAAACAAGTTGTGATAGCACAATAACTAAAAACGTTGTTATTACGGGAGTAGATCCAAATTTTGTTTCAAATAATATTTGTTTAGGACAGACAACTCAATTTACAGATAGCAGCAAGAATAATGGCCAGAGTATAGCAAAGTGGTTATGGGATTTTGGTACTGGTATTTCAGCCGATACATCTAATCTTCAAAACCCAACGTTTCAATACAGCGCACCCGGCAACTATTCTGTTACATTACGCATTAGCACTACTACCGGCTGCAATAGTATGATAGTAAAAAATACTTTTGTTGCGCCATTACCTGATGTTTCGCTTGTAGTTGATGGTGATTTGTGTTTGCCAAATGCAGTGCTCAAGGTAAAGAAAAATACCCCCATTTCTATTAGTACTTATTCTTGGAACTTTAATGGAGTGCAAATATTTGGTAATAACCCTACTTTAGCCGTAAATAATTTAAGTGCCGGAATATATCCATACTTTGTTACTATAACAAGCACAGATGGCTGTCCAGTTATACTACATGATACACTAAGAGTAGGTGTTAGCACTGAATTGGTAGTTATGGATACCATTTGCGGTAATGCTCCCCTCACCTTAAATGTGCCTTTTGGGGGAAATACAACTATTTGGGATTTCTGTTCCGGAGATATCGCAAATATGCCAATACTCACCCAAGGTATTGCAACAAGCCCTAAAAATGGCGGAGGTATCGTTTTGGTTGAACAGAATGGAAATTGGTTTGGATATTCTGTTTCTACCACCACAAGCTCAATTATTCGCTTTGATTTTGGAACAAACTTAGGTAATAATTCTCCCATAACTACCGAAATCACAGTTACTGGAACTGCTATTACTAACCCATACACATTGCAAGCTGTTTCGGGAGACAGCGGCAAAATTTATCTATTTATAGCCTCCAGAACTCCCGGTAAAGGTATTTTACGTGTTCGTCTTAATTCCGCAACGGATACTATTCCCGTTTGTGAAGCAATTTCAGGAACAACTGTCTATAGTGGCTTTTCAGGAGTTTCTGTAACTAAAGAAAAAGGAAGTTGGTTTTTATTAACTTATTACTATGGGTCAAACGAGTTGAACATTTTTTCTTTGGGTAGTTCATTAGAATCTTCTGCTACATTTATTCAAAAATATACCACTAACTTTTCTACTGCTTCTGGCGGAATTACAACGGTTCAAGAATGTGGAGCTACATACGTATTTGTATGCGGAGTAAATTCAAGCTCAGGATTACATCGGTTTACATTTAATTCGGGGCTGGCGGGTAGTGCCACTTTTACATCAATAACGTTACCTGCCGGAGTGCTTTTAAATCCTGTTATGCCGGTTCCTGTTTATGACAAAGGAAATCGCTATTTATTGATTCAAAACATGGGGGGAAGTGTATCAAGAGTCAATTTTGGCTCAAAATGGTCTAATAGCACAATTACGGATGCTGATAAAATAAATCTTACTCTAAATGGAATGTACTTTGTCGCTTTTACGGGTGCGTTTAGCCAAAGTAAATATTACTTTTTTGGTACAGCATATTCAGACAACAGCGGCCTAAACCGATTGGTTTTTCCCGATAGCTGTTCCGCCACTATTCCGTCTTCTTCAGATTATTTGCCCTCACCGGTTTATTATACCCAAACAGGCAAAAACTATATTCAACTGCTACAACGAGATGCAAATGGAATAACTAAGGTTTATTTAGATAGTGTGTATGTTAATTCTTCTAATGCTGATTTCTCTTTTACCTTAGGTTGTTTAGGAGTACCGGTACAGTTCACAGATTTATCTAACTTAGGTGGAACACGTTCATGGGACTTTGGAGACGGAAACACATCTACTGCCTTAAACCCAACAAATATTTACACACTTCCGGGAAACTATACAGTTCGCTTGTTAGCAGCAAATACACAAGGGTGTTCACAAGTTCAGGTAAAGAATATAACGGTTCATGAAACTCCAGATGCGAAGTTTAACTTTATTTCCAGATGCGCAACCTTACCGGTTCAGTTTTTTGATAGTTCCACAATTTCAAATGGAAATATCGTTTTCAGAAAATGGGACTTTGGAGATGGAACGGTAGATTACAGCCCAAACCCAACCCACGCATACACAACCGGAGGAGTAAAATCCGTAGCCTTAATAGTCGTTTCCGACAAAGGTTGTTCAGATACCCTGATACAAACATTAACTTTACCGGTATTCGACTTTAGCTACCAAAATACCTGTGTTGGGCAGACGACTAACTTTACCGCAAATACAAATTATAATTCTGATGCCATAATAGGTTATAGCTGGAACTTTGGTGATTTAGCAAGCGGAAGTGCTAATACTTCTACCCAGAAAGACCCAACACATCAATTTTCAGGCTTAGGGCAATATATGGTGCGTTTTGTGGTGCAAACAGCTTCCGGCTGCTCTGATACTTTGTATAAAATGATAGAAATAACAGCACCTCCTACGGTTAATTTTCAAACTATGGGTGCTTGTGTAGGGAAAACAGTTACATTTATAGACGCAACGACACTTTTAGGCGGCGTTATTACATCATGGAGTTGGGATTTTGGAGACCCCGCCAGTGGCAGCCTAAACACCTCAACGTTACAAAATCCAAACCACCTATACTTTGCCCAAGGAACATACAACATAACGCTCAGTGTTACTGTGTCCGGTGGTTGCAACGTTGTTTATTCTAAACAGATTACCATAAGTGACAGCCCCAAGGCAAACTTCTCAACAGCAGGCCAATCTTGCCAATATACATACATCCCTTTCACAGACCAATCAAGTGCTGGAAATTCACCTATCGTTTCTTGGTATTGGGAATTTGGTAACGGCGTTTTTTCTACCCTCGCAAACCCCTTAATGTCCTATGCTGATACCGGAAACTATACCGTGATGCTTATTGTTTTCAACCAAAATGGATGCTCTGATACAACCCAACAGATTATTCGGATTACCAATAAGCCAAATGCCGACTTTACCGTTTCTACAACTACCGGAGATTCCCCCTTAGTAGTATTATTTACACCCCTTCAATTTGTAAATACGATTCAATTTAGCTGGAATTTTGGGGACGGCATAACCAGCCTTGATTCATTCCCCACACACACGTATTCGCAACGAGGAACCTATCGAGCTATGCTAATTGTTTCAAATGGAATTTGCCAAGATACTATTTCTAAAACCATAACAGTAACCCAACCAATCCCTGAAATCCCGGATTTAGCAGTACTTGATTTAGGGGCTCAATTATCCGGAAATAAACTTCGAATTGCAGCCCAAATTCAAAATAAAGGAAATACTCCTGTTCATAAATTTAATTGGGTTATTCAAGTTCAAAACCAACTAAGTGTGATAGACCCATTTCAAGGAGATACTATTTTCCCAGGACAAATAGTATCTTATTCACCAGCAAATACTTATATTGTAAACTCACACGACTTATCTATATTTTACTGCGTTGAACTTATTAATCCCAATGATACCTTAGATGCTTATCCTTTGGATAATTCACGTTGCCAAACGTTTAATACCCCGGTGGCTGTACGCCCATTGTATCCCAATCCGGTACATGATCAACTTCATATTGATGTAATTACAAGCGATCCGCTAAATATCACATTAAGAGTAGTTGATGAAGTAGGGAAAATCATCTCAGCCGGAATCCAAAAAAACTGTATCAAAGGATTAAACGCCATAATACTTCCATGTAGTGAAATAGCTACTGGAAACTATTTCCTTGAAGTACAATATAATAACACAAAAGTTTTTCTTAGATTTATAAAAGAATAA
- a CDS encoding CoA-acylating methylmalonate-semialdehyde dehydrogenase, whose protein sequence is MTEQIIDIPVVKHWIGGCWVENTGNTMPVDSPIDGSYLGEMPVGGSLEVEKAVLAAAKAFPSWSQTPIKERVQVLYRYRTLLEKYRLELGHLVQKENGKTLDESLAEVDKAIELTEFACSMPQLAYGELLEVSAGVECRVERFPLGVVASIVPFNFPLMVPNWTIPNAIALGNCMILKPSEQVPLTSIRIAELLQEAGLPEGVFNLVQGGQAVVEAICDHPGIKAISFVGSTKVAKIVYKRATANLKNCLALGGAKNHLIVLPDADIQMTASNVIASMSGCAGQRCMAAATVLAVANIENIIAEMCNEAKKIIPGKNLGAVISKTAKERIEGYITEAEQQGAKILVDGRNHVVQGKENGYYVGPTVIDYVTPDMKIAQEEIFGPVICIIRTPDMDTAIAIQHNSLYGNASSIFTRSGGAAKYFQQNANAGMIGVNIGVPVPREPFSFGGWNESKFGTGDITGKSSIEFWTKLKKTTTKWEASAKTNWMS, encoded by the coding sequence ATGACAGAACAAATAATTGATATTCCGGTTGTAAAACACTGGATCGGGGGTTGTTGGGTAGAAAATACAGGCAATACCATGCCCGTTGATTCTCCCATAGATGGTTCGTATTTGGGAGAAATGCCCGTAGGAGGGAGCTTAGAAGTTGAAAAGGCCGTTTTAGCTGCCGCTAAGGCTTTCCCCTCATGGTCTCAAACACCTATTAAAGAGCGAGTTCAGGTGCTGTATCGTTACCGAACTTTGTTAGAAAAATACCGCTTAGAATTAGGGCATTTAGTTCAAAAAGAGAACGGAAAAACCTTAGATGAATCGCTTGCAGAAGTGGATAAAGCTATTGAACTCACGGAGTTTGCTTGTTCGATGCCACAATTAGCTTACGGAGAGCTTTTAGAGGTGAGTGCCGGCGTAGAGTGTAGGGTAGAGCGATTCCCATTAGGAGTAGTAGCTTCCATAGTTCCATTTAATTTCCCTTTAATGGTTCCTAATTGGACTATTCCCAATGCAATAGCACTGGGAAATTGCATGATACTAAAGCCTTCAGAGCAAGTTCCATTAACGTCAATACGTATCGCAGAGTTATTGCAAGAAGCAGGATTACCGGAGGGTGTTTTCAACTTAGTGCAAGGCGGCCAAGCTGTTGTAGAAGCAATCTGTGACCATCCGGGAATTAAAGCAATTAGCTTTGTAGGCTCTACCAAAGTTGCCAAAATTGTCTATAAACGAGCTACCGCTAACCTAAAAAATTGCTTAGCATTAGGCGGAGCCAAAAACCATTTGATAGTTTTACCGGATGCAGATATTCAGATGACGGCTTCTAATGTGATTGCCTCTATGAGTGGCTGCGCAGGGCAACGCTGTATGGCGGCAGCTACCGTCTTAGCAGTAGCAAACATCGAGAATATCATTGCTGAAATGTGTAATGAAGCTAAAAAAATTATACCCGGAAAAAATCTGGGCGCCGTAATCTCAAAAACAGCAAAAGAAAGAATCGAAGGCTACATAACCGAAGCAGAACAACAAGGAGCTAAAATCCTTGTTGATGGTAGAAATCATGTTGTACAAGGCAAAGAAAACGGATATTATGTGGGGCCAACGGTTATTGACTACGTAACGCCGGATATGAAAATCGCGCAAGAGGAAATATTCGGCCCCGTTATCTGCATTATTAGAACGCCGGATATGGACACTGCAATCGCAATTCAGCATAACTCTCTGTATGGTAATGCGTCTTCAATATTCACCCGAAGTGGCGGAGCGGCAAAGTATTTTCAGCAAAATGCCAATGCCGGTATGATTGGCGTTAATATCGGTGTGCCGGTACCACGAGAACCATTTTCGTTTGGTGGCTGGAACGAATCAAAATTTGGAACCGGTGATATTACTGGAAAAAGTTCTATCGAATTTTGGACTAAACTGAAAAAAACTACTACTAAGTGGGAGGCATCTGCCAAAACCAACTGGATGAGCTAA